A region from the Pseudomonas sp. Teo4 genome encodes:
- a CDS encoding haloacid dehalogenase-like hydrolase, whose product MKFAPKVFAVGLSLLFSVETWAATELKHWPAEAAKQLNSMIAANANKGNYAVFDMDNTSYRFDLEESLLPFMENKGLLSRDKLDPSLKLIPFKDTAEHKESLFSYYYRLCEIDDMVCYPWVAQVFSGFTLKELKVQVDELMASGKPVPSTYYEGDQVKTIEVQPPKVFTGQAELYNKLMENGIEVYVISAASEELVRMVASDPKYGYNVKPENVIGVSLLLKDRASGQLTTARKQITEGKYDAKANEGLELTPYLWTPATWMAGKQAAILTYIDQWKKPVLVGGDTPTSDGYMQFHGVDVSKGGIHLWINRKAKYMDQLNGMIAKNAAAQAKEGLPVTADKNWVIVTPEQIQ is encoded by the coding sequence ATGAAGTTCGCTCCGAAAGTTTTTGCCGTTGGCCTTTCCCTGCTGTTCAGTGTCGAAACCTGGGCTGCAACCGAGCTCAAGCACTGGCCCGCGGAGGCGGCCAAACAGCTGAATTCGATGATCGCCGCCAACGCCAACAAGGGTAATTACGCGGTATTCGACATGGACAACACCAGCTACCGCTTCGACCTTGAAGAATCGCTGCTGCCGTTCATGGAAAACAAAGGGTTGCTCTCGCGAGACAAGCTCGACCCTTCTCTCAAACTGATTCCATTCAAGGACACCGCCGAGCACAAGGAGAGCCTGTTCAGTTACTACTACCGCCTGTGCGAGATCGACGACATGGTCTGCTACCCGTGGGTGGCGCAGGTGTTTTCCGGGTTCACGTTGAAAGAGCTGAAGGTCCAGGTCGATGAGCTCATGGCCTCTGGCAAACCGGTGCCCAGTACTTACTACGAAGGCGATCAGGTAAAAACCATCGAGGTGCAGCCGCCCAAGGTCTTCACTGGCCAGGCTGAGCTGTACAACAAGTTGATGGAGAACGGTATCGAGGTTTATGTGATTTCGGCCGCCTCGGAAGAACTGGTGCGCATGGTCGCCTCCGACCCCAAGTACGGTTACAACGTGAAGCCTGAGAATGTAATCGGCGTGAGCTTGCTGCTCAAGGACCGCGCCAGTGGCCAGCTGACCACGGCGCGCAAGCAGATCACCGAGGGCAAATATGACGCCAAGGCCAATGAGGGGTTGGAGTTGACCCCTTACCTGTGGACCCCAGCCACCTGGATGGCAGGCAAGCAGGCGGCGATTCTTACGTACATCGACCAGTGGAAGAAGCCGGTCCTGGTGGGTGGTGACACGCCAACGAGCGATGGCTACATGCAGTTCCATGGGGTGGATGTGAGCAAGGGCGGTATCCACCTGTGGATAAACCGCAAGGCCAAGTACATGGACCAGCTCAACGGGATGATCGCGAAGAACGCGGCGGCACAGGCCAAGGAAGGTTTGCCGGTGACGGCGGACAAGAACTGGGTGATCGTGACGCCGGAGCAGATTCAGTAA
- the ilvD gene encoding dihydroxy-acid dehydratase yields MPDYRSKTSTQGRNMAGARALWRATGMKDEDFKKPIIAIANSFTQFVPGHVHLKDLGQLVAREIERAGGVAKEFNTIAVDDGIAMGHDGMLYSLPSREIIADAVEYMVNAHCADAIVCISNCDKITPGMLMAALRLNIPVIFVSGGPMEAGKTKLASHGLDLVDAMVIAADSTASDEKVAEYERSACPTCGSCSGMFTANSMNCLTEALGLALPGNGSTLATHSDREQLFLTAGRTIVELCKRYYGENDESVLPRNIANFKAFENAMMLDIAMGGSTNTILHLLAAAQEAEVAFDLRDIDRLSRKVPQLCKVAPNIQKYHMEDVHRAGGIFSILGSLARGGLLHTDLPTVHSRSMEEAIAKWDITQTDDEAVHTFFKAGPAGIPTQTAFSQSTRWETLDDDRAEGCIRSFEHAYSQEGGLAVLYGNIALDGCVVKTAGVDESIHVFEGTAKIFESQDSAVRGILADEVKAGDIVIIRYEGPKGGPGMQEMLYPTSYLKSKGLGKACALLTDGRFSGGTSGLSIGHASPEAAAGGAIGLVRDGDKILIDIPNRSINLLVSDEELAERRVEQDKKGWKPVEARPRKVTTALKAYALLATSADKGAVRNKAMLEGL; encoded by the coding sequence ATGCCTGATTATCGTTCCAAGACATCCACCCAAGGCCGCAACATGGCCGGCGCCCGTGCCCTGTGGCGCGCCACCGGGATGAAAGACGAAGACTTCAAGAAACCGATCATCGCCATCGCCAACTCGTTCACCCAGTTCGTCCCGGGCCACGTGCACCTGAAGGACCTGGGTCAGCTGGTTGCCCGCGAAATCGAACGTGCCGGTGGTGTGGCCAAAGAGTTCAACACCATCGCGGTCGACGACGGCATCGCCATGGGCCACGACGGCATGCTGTACTCCCTGCCGAGCCGCGAGATCATCGCCGACGCCGTGGAGTACATGGTCAACGCGCACTGCGCCGACGCCATCGTGTGCATTTCCAACTGCGACAAGATCACCCCCGGCATGCTGATGGCCGCCCTGCGCCTGAACATCCCGGTGATCTTCGTCTCCGGTGGCCCGATGGAGGCCGGCAAGACCAAGCTTGCCAGCCACGGCCTGGACCTGGTCGACGCCATGGTCATCGCCGCCGACTCGACGGCCAGCGACGAAAAAGTTGCCGAATACGAGCGCAGTGCCTGCCCGACCTGTGGTTCCTGCTCCGGCATGTTCACCGCCAACTCGATGAACTGCCTGACCGAAGCCCTGGGCCTCGCCCTGCCGGGCAACGGTTCGACCCTGGCCACCCACTCCGACCGCGAACAGCTGTTCCTCACCGCTGGCCGCACCATCGTCGAGCTGTGCAAGCGTTACTACGGCGAGAACGATGAGTCGGTGCTGCCGCGCAACATCGCCAACTTCAAGGCGTTCGAAAACGCCATGATGCTGGACATCGCCATGGGCGGTTCGACCAACACCATCCTGCACCTGCTGGCCGCGGCTCAGGAAGCCGAAGTGGCCTTCGACCTGCGCGACATCGACCGTCTGTCGCGCAAGGTGCCGCAACTGTGCAAAGTCGCGCCGAACATCCAGAAGTACCACATGGAAGACGTCCACCGCGCTGGCGGCATCTTCAGCATCCTCGGTTCGCTGGCCCGTGGCGGCCTGCTGCACACCGACCTGCCGACCGTGCACAGCCGCAGCATGGAAGAAGCCATCGCCAAATGGGACATCACCCAGACCGATGACGAAGCCGTGCATACCTTCTTCAAGGCTGGCCCGGCAGGCATCCCGACCCAGACTGCGTTCAGCCAGTCGACCCGTTGGGAAACCCTGGACGACGACCGTGCCGAAGGCTGTATCCGCAGCTTCGAGCATGCCTATTCGCAAGAAGGCGGCCTGGCCGTGCTGTACGGCAACATCGCCCTCGACGGCTGTGTGGTCAAGACCGCTGGCGTCGATGAGTCGATCCACGTGTTCGAAGGCACCGCGAAGATCTTCGAAAGCCAGGACAGCGCCGTTCGCGGCATTCTTGCCGACGAAGTGAAGGCAGGTGACATCGTCATCATCCGCTACGAAGGCCCGAAAGGCGGCCCGGGCATGCAGGAAATGCTCTACCCGACCTCGTACCTGAAGTCCAAAGGCCTGGGCAAGGCCTGCGCCCTGCTCACCGACGGCCGCTTCTCTGGCGGTACCTCGGGCCTGTCGATCGGCCACGCCTCGCCAGAGGCCGCTGCCGGTGGTGCCATTGGCCTGGTTCGCGATGGCGACAAGATCCTCATCGACATCCCCAACCGTTCGATCAACCTGCTGGTCAGCGACGAAGAGCTGGCTGAACGTCGCGTCGAGCAGGACAAGAAGGGCTGGAAACCGGTTGAGGCGCGTCCACGCAAAGTGACCACCGCGCTCAAGGCCTACGCCCTGCTGGCGACCAGTGCCGACAAGGGTGCGGTGCGCAACAAGGCGATGCTCGAAGGGCTGTAA